From one Populus alba chromosome 17, ASM523922v2, whole genome shotgun sequence genomic stretch:
- the LOC118058245 gene encoding uridine kinase-like protein 5, whose product MDSETLSTLNSNIKNHSPVQSNGLISAPDPPKQPFVIGVAGGTASGKTTVCNMIISQLHDQRVVLVNQDSFYHSLGDDTLAQVYDYNFDHPDAFNTELLLSCMEKLKNGRAVNIPNYDFQTHKRIGPGWKVNPSDIIILEGILVLHDPRVRDLMNMKIFVDTDSDLRLARRIQRDTVERGRNIQNVLDQYARSVKPSFEEFILPSKKYADVIIPRGGDNDVAIDLIIQHIRAKLGQHHLCKIYPNVSVIHSTFQMRGMHTLVRDVKTTKHDFVFYADRLIRLVVEHGLGHLPFTEKQITTPTGSIYPGVVFCKRLCGVSVIRSGESMENALRACCKGIKIGKILIHGEGNNGRQLIYEKLPADISSRHVLLLDPVLASGNSAVKAINLLLSKGVVESNIIFLNLIAAPQGIHVVCKKFPKLKIVTSEIDVTLDEDLSVIPGMGEFGDRYFGTNN is encoded by the exons ATGGATTCTGAAACCTTATCTACACTTAATAGCAACATCAAAAATCACTCGCCAGTCCAATCAAATGGCTTGATATCAGCTCCAGACCCTCCTAAGCAGCCGTTTGTAATTG GTGTTGCTGGAGGTACTGCGTCCGGGAAAACAACTGTGTGTAATATGATTATTTCTCAGCTCCATGATCAACGCGTTGTTCTTGTCAATCAA gaTTCATTTTATCACTCCCTGGGTGATGATACATTGGCACAAGTTTATGATTATAACTTTGATCATCCTG ATGCCTTCAATACAGAACTTCTCCTTTCATGCATGGAGAAATTGAAAAATGGTCGGGCAGTTAACATACCAAATTATGATTTCCAGACCCATAAAAGAATCGGTCCAGGATGGAAG GTTAACCCTTCAGACATCATCATTTTAGAAGGAATTCTAGTTCTCCACGATCCTCGGGTTCGTGATCTAATGAACATGAAGATCTTTGTTGACACAG ATTCTGACCTGCGACTTGCACGGAGAATTCAGCGCGATACTGTTGAAAGAGGGAGGAATATCCAGAACGTTCTTGACCAA TACGCTCGATCTGTAAAGCCAAGTTTTGAAGAATTTATATTGCCATCAAAAAAATATGCTGACGTTATAATCCCTCGGGGAGGAGATAATGATGTTGCAATTGACTTGATAATACAACATATCCGTGCAAAGCTTGGCCAGCATCATTTGTGTAAAATATATCCAAATGTTTCTGTTATACACTCAACATTTCAG ATGCGGGGAATGCACACACTCGTACGTGATGTCAAGACAACGAAGCATGACTTTGTCTTCTATGCAGACCGACTAATACGCTTG GTTGTGGAGCATGGTCTAGGTCATCTTCCATTCACTGAAAAACAGATCACAACCCCAACAG GATCTATATACCCTGGAGTTGTTTTCTGCAAAAGATTGTGCGGGGTCTCAGTCATTAGAAG TGGGGAGAGCATGGAAAATGCATTAAGAGCATGCTGCAAGGGCATCAAAATCGGTAAAATTCTCATCCATGGAGAGGGTAACAATGGACGGCAG TTAATCTATGAGAAGCTACCCGCAGACATCTCAAGTCGGCATGTTTTATTGCTCGATCCAGTTCTTGCTTCAG GAAATTCTGCAGTCAAAGCGATTAACCTGCTTCTCAGCAAGGGCGTCGTAGAGTCTAACATCATCTTCCTTAATCTAATAGCA GCACCCCAAGGAATACATGTGGTTTGCAAGAAATTTCCAAAGCTCAAAATCGTGACATCGGAGATTGATGTAACATTGGATGAGGATTTAAGCGTTATCCCAGGGATGGGAGAGTTCGGGGACCGTTATTTCGGCACAAACAATTAG